In Desulfovibrio aminophilus, the following proteins share a genomic window:
- a CDS encoding 3-dehydroquinate synthase II family protein: MKTIVFKALPFDKTLLTLALESGVDAVLASADKVEDVRALGRVRVLTPEELPSLALDSKVDEEEAVRRLKAGEPLALAKGWEIIPVENILAQVPDVALEVESLDRARLAAGILERGADVLVVLPEAAKELKTIVREVKLSQGVVPLVPAVVTEIRHAGLGHRVCVDTISMLKRGQGMLVGDSSAFTFLVHAETESNPYVAARPFRVNAGAVHAYCSLPGDKTCYLEELAAGRDVLVVDATGETSIATVGRLKVEVRPMLLITAKAGERTGHVFLQNAETIRLTKPGGEPVSVVTLREGDEVLVRTDEAGRHFGMRIREDIKEG; the protein is encoded by the coding sequence ATGAAAACCATCGTCTTCAAGGCCCTGCCGTTCGACAAGACGCTGCTGACCCTGGCCCTGGAGTCCGGCGTGGACGCCGTGCTCGCCAGCGCCGACAAGGTCGAGGACGTGCGCGCCCTGGGCCGGGTGCGGGTGCTGACGCCCGAGGAGCTGCCCTCCCTGGCGCTCGACTCCAAGGTCGACGAGGAGGAGGCCGTGCGCCGCCTCAAGGCCGGGGAGCCGCTGGCCCTGGCCAAGGGCTGGGAGATCATCCCCGTGGAGAACATCCTGGCCCAGGTCCCGGACGTGGCCCTGGAGGTGGAGTCCCTGGACCGGGCGCGGCTGGCCGCCGGCATCCTGGAGCGCGGCGCGGACGTGCTCGTGGTCCTGCCCGAGGCGGCCAAGGAGCTGAAGACCATCGTGCGTGAGGTCAAGCTGTCCCAGGGCGTGGTTCCCCTGGTCCCGGCCGTGGTCACGGAAATCCGCCACGCCGGGCTCGGCCACCGGGTTTGCGTGGACACCATCTCCATGTTGAAGCGGGGCCAGGGCATGCTGGTGGGCGACTCCAGCGCCTTCACCTTCCTGGTGCACGCCGAGACCGAGTCCAACCCCTACGTGGCGGCCCGGCCTTTCCGGGTCAACGCCGGGGCCGTGCACGCCTATTGCTCCCTGCCCGGGGACAAGACCTGCTACCTGGAGGAGCTCGCCGCCGGGCGCGACGTGCTCGTGGTGGACGCCACGGGCGAGACGAGCATCGCCACCGTGGGACGGCTCAAGGTCGAAGTCCGCCCCATGCTGCTCATCACGGCCAAGGCCGGGGAGCGGACCGGGCACGTCTTCCTGCAGAACGCCGAGACCATCCGCCTGACCAAGCCCGGCGGGGAGCCCGTGAGCGTGGTCACGCTGCGCGAGGGCGACGAGGTTCTCGTGCGCACGGACGAGGCGGGACGCCACTTCGGCATGCGCATCCGTGAAGACATCAAGGAAGGCTGA
- the aroA gene encoding 3-phosphoshikimate 1-carboxyvinyltransferase: MRDVIVQAPASKSMSHRALIAAALAPGESLVSGLLDSQDIRRTRACLAGCGAAFEERADGLAVRGLPHGPRGGTADSPADMNVGESGTTCRLLAGVLASGTGFFRVHGEGRMHDRPIGEVFRALAGQNVGVRYERKEGYPPLVLGTNGLPGGELSISLEESSQYLSGLLLAAPLAKAPCLLGVIGSKVVSWPYVALTLQVMEDFGVPAKVELLTNGAWTPAAHGRPVSAEPGKIRFLVQPGTYRARSYAVEGDWSNASYFLAAGALGPNAVRVTGLRPDSLQGDRAILDILARMGARVSWDGGAALVAPAEGGLRGADLDMGQCPDLVPTVAVAASMARGATTIRNVAHLRIKESDRLAALATEITRAGGGAELLFDGIRVTPGALAAGLEVPFLTYGDHRMAMSLSLYALAGIRPGLDNPGCVAKSFPGFFGQWEPVAAAAREAARG, from the coding sequence ATGCGCGACGTCATTGTCCAGGCTCCGGCCTCCAAGTCCATGTCCCACCGCGCGCTCATCGCCGCGGCGCTGGCCCCGGGCGAATCCCTGGTGAGCGGCCTGCTCGACAGCCAGGACATCCGCCGCACCCGGGCCTGCCTCGCGGGCTGCGGCGCGGCCTTCGAGGAACGCGCCGACGGCTTGGCCGTGCGCGGCCTGCCCCATGGCCCCCGGGGCGGAACCGCCGACAGCCCGGCGGACATGAACGTGGGCGAGTCCGGCACCACCTGCCGCCTTCTGGCCGGGGTTTTGGCCTCGGGCACGGGCTTCTTCCGCGTGCACGGCGAGGGCCGCATGCACGACCGGCCCATCGGCGAGGTTTTCCGCGCCCTGGCCGGGCAGAACGTGGGCGTGCGCTACGAGCGGAAGGAGGGCTATCCGCCCCTGGTGCTCGGCACGAACGGACTGCCCGGCGGCGAGCTGTCCATCTCCCTGGAGGAGAGCAGCCAGTATCTTTCCGGCCTGCTCCTGGCCGCGCCCCTGGCCAAGGCGCCCTGCCTGCTGGGCGTGATCGGGAGCAAGGTCGTGTCCTGGCCCTACGTGGCCCTGACCCTTCAGGTCATGGAGGACTTTGGGGTTCCGGCAAAGGTCGAGCTTCTGACGAACGGAGCCTGGACCCCGGCGGCCCACGGCCGCCCGGTCTCGGCCGAGCCGGGGAAAATCCGCTTCCTGGTCCAGCCCGGAACCTACCGCGCGCGTTCCTACGCCGTGGAGGGCGACTGGAGCAACGCCTCCTACTTCCTGGCCGCCGGGGCCCTGGGCCCCAACGCGGTGCGCGTGACGGGCCTGCGGCCGGACTCGCTCCAGGGCGACCGGGCCATCCTGGACATCCTGGCCCGCATGGGCGCCCGGGTGTCCTGGGACGGCGGCGCGGCGCTCGTGGCCCCGGCCGAGGGCGGGCTGCGCGGCGCGGACCTGGACATGGGCCAGTGCCCGGACCTGGTGCCCACCGTGGCCGTGGCGGCGTCCATGGCCCGGGGCGCGACCACCATCCGCAACGTGGCCCATCTGCGCATCAAGGAGTCCGACCGCCTGGCCGCCCTGGCCACGGAGATCACCCGCGCGGGCGGCGGCGCGGAACTCCTGTTCGACGGCATCCGCGTCACCCCCGGCGCGCTCGCGGCCGGACTGGAGGTGCCCTTCCTGACCTACGGCGACCACCGCATGGCCATGAGCCTTTCGCTCTACGCCCTGGCCGGAATCCGGCCAGGGCTGGACAACCCGGGCTGCGTGGCCAAGTCCTTCCCGGGCTTCTTCGGGCAGTGGGAGCCGGTGGCTGCCGCCGCCAGGGAGGCCGCCCGTGGCTAG
- a CDS encoding aminodeoxychorismate/anthranilate synthase component II, giving the protein MFLLIDNFDSFTFNLVQAFQQQGADPVVLRNDRPELLELAGSGTLSRVCISPGPSRPENAGFCLEFLERLPRSVPVLGVCLGHQILGHFAGAPVVRAERIMHGKTSPVRHDGEGLFQGLPNPLEVCRYHSLLVLAEQAPERLRITARTDENEVMGLAWLDRPWAGVQFHPESILTPQGPMLLGNFLNIPAAVAA; this is encoded by the coding sequence ATGTTTTTGCTCATCGATAATTTCGACTCCTTCACCTTCAATCTCGTGCAGGCGTTCCAGCAGCAGGGGGCCGACCCCGTGGTGCTGCGCAACGACCGGCCCGAGCTGCTGGAGCTGGCGGGCAGCGGCACGCTCTCCCGGGTCTGCATCTCGCCCGGCCCGAGCCGCCCGGAGAACGCCGGGTTCTGCCTGGAGTTCCTGGAGCGCCTGCCCCGGAGCGTGCCGGTGCTGGGCGTCTGCCTCGGGCACCAGATCCTGGGGCATTTCGCCGGGGCCCCGGTGGTCCGGGCCGAGCGGATCATGCACGGCAAGACCTCGCCGGTGCGGCATGACGGCGAGGGGCTCTTCCAGGGCCTGCCCAATCCCCTGGAGGTCTGCCGCTACCATTCCCTGCTGGTCCTGGCCGAGCAGGCCCCGGAGCGGCTGCGCATCACGGCCCGCACGGACGAGAACGAGGTCATGGGCCTGGCCTGGCTGGACCGGCCCTGGGCCGGGGTGCAGTTCCACCCCGAGTCCATCCTGACCCCCCAGGGGCCCATGCTCCTGGGCAACTTCCTGAACATCCCGGCCGCCGTTGCGGCCTGA
- the metK gene encoding methionine adenosyltransferase, which produces MISPKSRYMFTSESVTEGHPDKVADAISDAVLDALIGPDPNARVACETLVTTGMAFIAGEITTSAYADLPAIVRETVKGIGYNSSDMGFDYATCAVMSSIDKQSADIAQGVDRTKPEEQGAGDQGMMFGFASKETPTLMPAPIYYAHQLSQRLTKVRKEGVLKFLRPDGKTQVAVEYANGKPVRIDNVVCSAQHDESISHGDLVEAIKKEVIFKTLPENLIDDKLKIYVNPTGRFVIGGPVGDCGLTGRKIIQDTYGGAGAHGGGAFSGKDPSKVDRSGAYMARYVAKNIVAAGLGDVAEVQIAYAIGMADPVSVVCTTHGTGQVADDVLTKAVREVFDLRPYFILKRLDLRRPIYKLTTNYGHFGRELPEFTWEKTDAAADLRTACKL; this is translated from the coding sequence ATGATTTCGCCCAAGAGCCGCTACATGTTCACTTCCGAGTCCGTGACCGAGGGACACCCGGACAAGGTGGCCGACGCCATCTCCGACGCCGTCCTGGACGCCCTCATCGGCCCGGACCCCAACGCCCGCGTGGCCTGCGAGACGCTCGTCACCACCGGCATGGCCTTCATCGCCGGTGAGATCACCACCAGCGCCTACGCGGACCTGCCCGCCATCGTCCGAGAGACGGTGAAGGGCATCGGCTACAACAGTTCCGACATGGGCTTCGACTACGCCACCTGCGCGGTCATGTCCTCCATCGACAAGCAGAGCGCGGACATCGCCCAGGGCGTGGACCGCACCAAGCCCGAGGAGCAGGGCGCCGGCGACCAGGGCATGATGTTCGGCTTCGCCAGCAAGGAAACCCCCACGCTGATGCCCGCGCCCATCTACTACGCCCACCAGCTCTCCCAGCGCCTGACCAAGGTGCGCAAGGAGGGCGTCCTCAAGTTCCTGCGTCCCGACGGCAAGACCCAGGTGGCCGTGGAATACGCCAACGGCAAGCCCGTGCGCATCGACAACGTGGTCTGCTCCGCGCAGCACGACGAGTCCATCAGCCACGGCGACCTCGTCGAGGCGATCAAGAAGGAAGTCATCTTCAAGACCCTTCCCGAGAACCTCATCGACGACAAGCTGAAGATCTACGTGAACCCCACCGGCCGGTTCGTCATCGGCGGCCCCGTGGGCGACTGCGGCCTCACCGGCCGGAAGATCATCCAGGACACCTACGGCGGCGCGGGCGCCCACGGCGGCGGCGCGTTCTCCGGCAAGGACCCCTCCAAGGTGGACCGCTCCGGCGCGTACATGGCCCGCTACGTGGCCAAGAACATCGTGGCCGCCGGCCTGGGCGACGTGGCCGAGGTCCAGATCGCCTACGCCATCGGCATGGCCGATCCCGTCAGCGTGGTCTGCACCACCCACGGCACCGGCCAGGTGGCCGACGACGTGCTGACCAAGGCCGTGCGCGAGGTCTTCGACCTCCGTCCGTACTTCATCCTGAAGCGTCTGGACCTGCGCCGTCCCATTTACAAGCTGACCACCAACTACGGCCACTTCGGCCGCGAGCTGCCCGAGTTCACCTGGGAAAAGACCGACGCGGCGGCCGATCTGCGCACCGCCTGCAAGCTGTAG
- the pheA gene encoding prephenate dehydratase, whose product MDQATDKNAGGLADLRERIDSLDERIVELLNQRAAVSLAVGRVKSDAQEQIFKPFREKDLLARLVHDNPGPLPEKHLRAIYREILSSSRTLQRPERVVFLGPEGTFSHLAAQEYLGHSAQLTPKSTFEEIFRAVSEGAAELGVIPLENSLQGTVGQNVDLFMQYPVYIQAELYCRISHSLMSRAASLEEVTSVSSHPKALEQCSRWLTEHLPKVRLVPENSTAAAAEHAARDDSGAAVVGSARLASMHGLNTLAEHIEDLPDNWTRFLVIGSAPSQGGNRDKTSILFTTPDRPGALAEVLNTLAVRGINLTKLESRPFRGERWKYVFFADVECDLSKAEYDSVLSHLRNTCHTLRVLGSYPAGPHLESMG is encoded by the coding sequence ATGGACCAGGCCACGGACAAGAACGCCGGCGGACTGGCCGACCTGCGCGAGCGCATCGACTCCCTGGACGAGCGCATCGTGGAGCTGCTCAACCAACGGGCGGCCGTCAGCCTGGCCGTTGGCCGGGTCAAGTCCGACGCCCAGGAGCAGATCTTCAAGCCCTTCCGCGAGAAGGACCTCCTGGCCCGCCTGGTGCACGACAATCCCGGGCCCCTGCCCGAGAAGCACCTGCGCGCCATCTACCGTGAAATCCTCTCCTCCTCGCGGACCCTGCAGCGGCCCGAGCGGGTGGTCTTCCTCGGACCCGAGGGCACCTTCTCCCACCTGGCGGCCCAGGAGTACCTTGGACACTCGGCCCAGCTTACGCCCAAGAGCACCTTCGAGGAGATTTTCCGGGCCGTGAGCGAGGGCGCGGCCGAGCTGGGCGTCATCCCCCTGGAGAATTCGCTCCAGGGCACCGTGGGCCAGAACGTGGACCTGTTCATGCAGTATCCGGTCTACATCCAGGCCGAGCTCTACTGCCGCATCAGCCACTCCCTCATGAGCCGGGCCGCCTCCCTGGAGGAGGTCACCAGCGTGTCCTCCCATCCCAAGGCCCTGGAACAGTGCTCGCGCTGGCTCACCGAGCATCTGCCCAAGGTCCGCCTCGTGCCCGAGAACAGCACTGCGGCCGCCGCCGAGCACGCCGCCCGGGACGATTCCGGCGCGGCCGTGGTGGGCAGCGCCCGGCTGGCCTCCATGCACGGGCTGAACACCCTGGCCGAGCACATCGAGGACCTGCCGGACAACTGGACCCGCTTCCTGGTCATCGGCAGCGCGCCGAGCCAGGGCGGCAACCGCGACAAGACCTCGATCCTGTTCACCACCCCGGACCGGCCGGGGGCCCTGGCCGAGGTGCTCAACACCCTGGCCGTGCGCGGCATCAACCTGACCAAGCTGGAGTCCCGGCCGTTCCGGGGCGAGCGCTGGAAGTACGTGTTCTTCGCCGACGTGGAGTGCGACCTGTCCAAGGCCGAGTACGACTCCGTGCTCAGCCACCTGCGCAACACGTGTCACACCCTGCGGGTCCTCGGTTCCTACCCCGCCGGGCCCCATCTTGAGAGCATGGGCTAG
- a CDS encoding prephenate dehydrogenase/arogenate dehydrogenase family protein, producing the protein MARDISSLALIGASGQMGGLFAAAARDAGIEVRPLGRPLTPDRVRAAVRGVDLVLLSVPINRMNATLDAVVPEMDPETILADLCSVKVQPLKQMLEAHRGPVVGAHPLFGPVLPEGFEPRVAVVRGRGEGAAEAVTAFFRRLGHAPFDCTAEEHDRALSVIQGLNFTTTVAYLAVLREVDPDRRFLTPSLSRRLDSARKMLTEDRELFGVIAESNPFSQEAVRRFRTFLSLAAGGDLDLLADQAGWWWRGTMEAGRK; encoded by the coding sequence GTGGCTAGGGACATCAGCAGCCTGGCCCTGATCGGGGCCAGCGGGCAAATGGGCGGGCTGTTCGCGGCCGCGGCCCGCGACGCCGGGATCGAGGTGCGGCCCCTGGGCCGTCCCCTGACCCCGGACCGGGTGCGCGCGGCCGTGCGCGGCGTGGACCTCGTGCTCCTCTCCGTGCCCATCAACCGGATGAACGCGACCCTGGACGCGGTGGTCCCGGAGATGGACCCGGAGACCATCCTGGCCGATCTCTGCTCGGTCAAGGTCCAGCCTCTGAAGCAGATGTTGGAGGCCCATCGCGGGCCTGTGGTGGGCGCGCATCCCCTGTTCGGCCCGGTGCTGCCCGAGGGCTTCGAGCCCCGGGTGGCCGTGGTCCGGGGGCGCGGCGAGGGGGCGGCCGAAGCCGTCACGGCGTTCTTCCGGCGGCTGGGCCACGCGCCCTTCGACTGCACCGCCGAGGAGCACGACCGGGCCCTGTCCGTGATCCAGGGGCTCAACTTCACCACCACGGTGGCCTACCTGGCGGTGCTGCGCGAGGTGGACCCGGACCGCCGCTTCCTGACGCCCTCCCTGAGCCGGCGTCTGGATTCGGCGCGCAAGATGCTCACCGAGGACCGCGAGCTGTTCGGCGTCATCGCCGAATCCAATCCCTTCAGCCAGGAGGCCGTGCGCCGTTTCCGCACGTTCCTCTCCCTGGCCGCGGGGGGCGATCTCGATCTGCTGGCCGATCAGGCCGGCTGGTGGTGGCGTGGTACAATGGAAGCGGGGCGGAAGTAA
- a CDS encoding anthranilate synthase component I family protein, translating to MESIRLRQHGQWLPADVQTPISLYLSLVGDRPGILLESAEVDGRLGRFSLMAWDFRLRLGPRDGRLALEINDPRLEGLRDLEGLPYLEGVRRVMSRLELLPDESAGELPALTRGLYGYFGYNTAGMFEPALAGAVPPAEAEACLVLAGRVVLFDHLRHRCCFLSLDQGARPEPMPVTLENGAGGCPDEPEAAPGREEYCAAVRRAKELITEGEGIQIVLSTRFSVPAREDGFSIYRRLRQANPSPFMFFMRFPEVVLLGSSPEMMVRCEKGRLEVRPIAGTRPRSADPARDEALAEDLLADPKERAEHVMLVDLGRNDLGRIAAPGSVRVERFMQVERFSHVMHLTSYVEARLRDGLDALDVLASTFPAGTVSGAPKIWAMRTIAEMERRNRGPYAGCIGWLGLDKDAVSLDTGITIRSLWIRDGKVCWQAGAGLVYDSVPEKEWEECNNKARVLREVIRGKEGGDVFAHR from the coding sequence ATGGAGAGCATCCGTTTACGACAGCATGGGCAATGGCTCCCGGCGGACGTGCAGACGCCCATCAGCCTCTATCTGAGCCTGGTCGGCGACCGGCCCGGCATCCTGCTGGAGAGCGCCGAGGTGGACGGGCGGCTGGGCCGCTTCAGCCTCATGGCCTGGGACTTCCGCCTGCGCCTGGGCCCCCGGGACGGCCGCCTGGCCCTGGAGATCAACGATCCCCGCCTGGAGGGCCTGCGCGACCTGGAGGGCCTGCCCTATCTGGAGGGCGTGCGCCGGGTCATGTCGCGGCTGGAGCTGCTGCCGGACGAGTCCGCGGGCGAGCTTCCGGCCCTGACCCGGGGGCTGTACGGCTACTTCGGCTACAACACGGCGGGCATGTTCGAGCCCGCCCTGGCCGGGGCCGTGCCTCCGGCCGAGGCCGAGGCCTGCCTGGTCCTGGCCGGGCGGGTGGTGCTCTTCGACCACCTGCGCCACCGCTGTTGCTTCCTGAGCCTGGACCAGGGCGCGCGGCCGGAACCCATGCCCGTGACCCTGGAAAACGGCGCGGGCGGCTGCCCGGACGAGCCCGAGGCCGCGCCGGGGCGCGAGGAGTACTGCGCGGCCGTGCGCCGGGCCAAGGAACTCATCACCGAGGGCGAGGGCATCCAGATCGTGCTCTCCACCCGCTTCTCCGTGCCCGCGCGCGAGGACGGCTTCTCCATCTACCGCCGCCTGCGCCAGGCCAACCCCTCGCCGTTCATGTTCTTCATGCGCTTCCCCGAGGTGGTGCTCCTGGGCTCCTCGCCGGAAATGATGGTACGGTGCGAGAAGGGACGCCTGGAGGTCCGGCCCATCGCCGGGACCCGGCCGCGCTCGGCGGATCCGGCGCGGGACGAGGCCCTGGCCGAGGATCTGCTGGCCGATCCCAAGGAGCGGGCCGAGCACGTCATGCTCGTGGACCTGGGCCGCAATGACCTGGGCCGGATCGCCGCCCCGGGCAGCGTGCGCGTCGAGCGCTTCATGCAGGTGGAGCGCTTCTCCCACGTCATGCACCTGACCTCCTACGTGGAGGCTCGGCTGCGGGACGGGCTGGACGCCCTGGACGTGCTCGCCTCGACCTTCCCGGCGGGCACGGTCTCGGGCGCGCCGAAGATCTGGGCCATGCGGACCATCGCGGAGATGGAGCGCCGCAACCGGGGGCCCTACGCCGGCTGCATCGGCTGGCTCGGCCTGGACAAGGACGCGGTGAGCCTGGACACGGGCATCACCATCCGCAGCCTGTGGATCCGCGACGGCAAGGTCTGCTGGCAGGCCGGGGCCGGGCTGGTCTACGACTCGGTGCCGGAAAAGGAATGGGAGGAGTGCAACAACAAGGCCCGGGTTCTGCGCGAGGTCATCCGGGGCAAGGAGGGCGGCGATGTTTTTGCTCATCGATAA
- a CDS encoding 2-amino-3,7-dideoxy-D-threo-hept-6-ulosonate synthase, which translates to MHLGKSIRLERIFDRETQRTIVVPMDHGVTVGPIKGLVDMRSAVSSVADGGANAVLMHKGLVRCGHRNRGRDIGLIVHISASTTLSPFPNAKALCASVEDAIRLGADGVSVHVNLGDETEPTMLHDLGTIASRANEWGMPLLAMVYARGPKITDEFDPEVVAHCARVGMELGADVVKVPYTGDPETFARVVASCCIPVVIAGGPKLNSTRAFLEMVRDSVAAGGAGLSVGRNVFQHKDPGALTRALRGVVHENMPVDEALAIAGEE; encoded by the coding sequence ATGCATCTGGGCAAATCCATCCGCTTGGAACGCATTTTTGACCGCGAGACCCAAAGGACCATCGTCGTGCCCATGGACCACGGCGTCACCGTAGGCCCCATCAAGGGCCTGGTGGACATGCGCTCGGCCGTCTCGTCCGTGGCCGACGGCGGGGCCAACGCCGTGCTCATGCACAAGGGCCTGGTCCGTTGCGGCCACCGCAACCGCGGCCGCGACATCGGCCTCATCGTGCACATCTCCGCCAGCACCACGCTTTCTCCCTTCCCCAACGCCAAGGCCCTCTGCGCCAGCGTGGAGGACGCCATCCGCCTGGGCGCGGACGGCGTGTCCGTGCACGTGAACCTGGGCGACGAGACCGAGCCGACCATGCTCCACGACCTGGGCACCATCGCCTCCCGGGCCAACGAGTGGGGCATGCCGCTCCTGGCCATGGTCTACGCCCGGGGCCCCAAGATCACCGACGAGTTCGACCCCGAAGTGGTGGCCCACTGCGCCCGGGTGGGCATGGAGCTGGGCGCGGACGTGGTCAAGGTCCCCTACACCGGCGACCCCGAGACCTTCGCCCGGGTCGTGGCCTCCTGCTGCATCCCGGTGGTCATCGCGGGCGGCCCCAAGCTGAACAGCACCCGCGCCTTCCTGGAAATGGTCCGCGACTCGGTGGCCGCGGGCGGCGCGGGCCTCTCGGTGGGCCGCAACGTCTTCCAGCACAAGGACCCGGGAGCCCTGACCCGCGCGCTGCGCGGCGTGGTCCACGAGAACATGCCCGTGGACGAGGCTCTGGCCATCGCGGGCGAGGAGTAG
- a CDS encoding P-II family nitrogen regulator, which yields MKLIIAYIRPDRLNAVKQELYAREIYSLSVTNVLGAGRQKGFTETYRGVVMEVNLLKKVRLEIGVNDDFLDKAIEAVMKGGQTGKEGDGVIFVLDLARALRIRTGEDGIL from the coding sequence ATGAAGCTCATCATCGCCTACATCCGGCCCGATCGCCTGAACGCGGTCAAGCAGGAGCTGTACGCCAGGGAAATCTACTCCCTCTCCGTGACCAACGTGCTGGGAGCCGGACGCCAGAAGGGATTCACCGAAACCTACCGCGGCGTGGTCATGGAAGTGAACCTGCTCAAGAAGGTTCGCCTGGAGATCGGCGTCAACGACGACTTCCTGGACAAGGCCATCGAGGCCGTCATGAAGGGAGGCCAGACCGGCAAGGAGGGCGACGGAGTGATCTTCGTCCTGGACCTGGCCCGGGCCCTGCGCATCCGCACCGGCGAGGACGGCATTCTCTGA
- the panD gene encoding aspartate 1-decarboxylase, translating into MPRRTFMSAKIHGATLTSLNLEYEGSISVDPALLDAVGILPYERIDVYNLDNGERLTTYAIPGNPGEICLNGAAAHKGEPGQRVILVTYLELEPHEIASHKPRVIRVGAANRPEAAR; encoded by the coding sequence ATGCCCAGACGTACGTTCATGAGCGCCAAGATCCACGGAGCGACCCTCACGTCCCTCAACCTGGAATACGAGGGCAGCATCTCCGTGGACCCGGCCCTGCTCGACGCGGTGGGAATCCTGCCCTACGAGCGAATCGACGTGTACAACCTGGACAACGGGGAGCGGCTGACCACCTACGCCATCCCCGGAAATCCGGGAGAGATCTGCCTGAACGGGGCCGCCGCGCACAAGGGCGAGCCCGGGCAGAGAGTCATCCTGGTGACATACCTGGAGCTTGAGCCGCACGAGATCGCGAGCCACAAGCCCAGGGTCATACGTGTGGGTGCCGCCAACAGGCCCGAGGCGGCCCGCTGA
- a CDS encoding ammonium transporter, whose product MSFITSSTGSRLRGALWGAALFGLALAPTLALAQDQPAGAASAAEAAVEYLTQTNANIMWTLIASILVMFMQAGFAMVEVGLTRAKNAGNILMKNMFDFAAGSVTFYILGFGLMMGADHAGSFGFSNFNLSEWTPATPEGLWGFTFWFFQCVFAATATTIVSGAIAERTKFVSYLILSVVITGLIYPISGHWIWGGGWLSKLDAPMIDFAGSTVVHSVGGWVALAGAILMGPRIGKYTPDGKSRAIPGHNMALVALGVFILWFGWFGFNPGSTVAAQANIALIAVTTNLAACTGALGAMLTAWVRYGKPDVSMSFNGALAGLVAITAGCANVSPDGAMIIGAIAGVVVVLSVDFIDKVLKIDDPVGAISVHGVCGALGTLCVGLFASPDYGGVAGLFYGGGLTQFISQALGVGSVFIWAFGAGLVVFYILKLTVGIRVPAEEEIKGLDITEHGQEAYSGFQIFTTE is encoded by the coding sequence ATGTCGTTCATCACGTCGTCCACCGGATCTCGGCTGAGGGGGGCCCTCTGGGGGGCGGCCCTGTTCGGTCTCGCCCTCGCTCCCACGCTGGCCCTGGCCCAGGATCAGCCCGCCGGGGCCGCCTCGGCCGCCGAAGCCGCCGTGGAGTATCTCACGCAGACCAACGCCAACATCATGTGGACCCTGATCGCATCAATCCTGGTCATGTTCATGCAGGCCGGCTTCGCCATGGTCGAGGTGGGCCTGACCCGGGCCAAGAACGCGGGCAACATTCTCATGAAGAACATGTTCGACTTCGCGGCCGGTTCCGTGACCTTCTACATCCTCGGCTTCGGCCTGATGATGGGCGCGGACCACGCCGGTAGCTTCGGCTTCTCCAACTTCAACCTCTCCGAATGGACCCCGGCCACGCCCGAGGGACTCTGGGGCTTCACCTTCTGGTTCTTCCAGTGCGTGTTCGCGGCCACGGCCACGACCATCGTGTCCGGCGCCATCGCCGAGCGCACCAAGTTCGTCTCCTACCTCATCCTGTCCGTGGTCATCACCGGCCTGATCTACCCCATCTCCGGCCACTGGATCTGGGGCGGCGGCTGGCTCTCCAAGCTCGACGCTCCGATGATCGACTTCGCGGGCTCCACCGTGGTCCACTCCGTGGGCGGCTGGGTCGCCCTGGCCGGAGCCATCCTCATGGGCCCGCGCATCGGCAAGTACACGCCCGACGGCAAGTCCCGCGCCATTCCCGGCCACAACATGGCCCTGGTCGCCCTGGGCGTCTTCATCCTCTGGTTCGGCTGGTTCGGCTTCAACCCGGGCAGCACCGTGGCCGCCCAGGCCAACATCGCCCTCATCGCCGTGACCACCAACCTGGCCGCCTGCACCGGAGCCCTCGGCGCCATGCTCACCGCCTGGGTGCGCTACGGCAAGCCGGACGTGTCCATGAGCTTCAACGGCGCCCTGGCCGGTCTGGTGGCCATCACCGCCGGCTGCGCCAACGTGAGCCCGGACGGGGCCATGATCATCGGCGCCATCGCGGGCGTCGTGGTGGTCCTCTCCGTGGACTTCATCGACAAGGTGCTCAAGATCGACGACCCGGTGGGCGCCATCTCCGTGCACGGCGTCTGCGGCGCGCTCGGCACGCTCTGCGTGGGCCTGTTCGCCAGCCCGGACTACGGCGGGGTCGCCGGACTGTTCTACGGCGGCGGCCTGACCCAGTTCATCAGCCAGGCCCTCGGCGTGGGCAGCGTGTTCATCTGGGCCTTCGGCGCCGGCCTGGTGGTCTTCTACATCCTCAAGCTGACGGTCGGCATCCGCGTGCCCGCCGAGGAGGAGATCAAGGGCCTGGACATCACCGAACACGGCCAGGAAGCCTACAGCGGCTTCCAGATCTTCACCACCGAGTAG